The Pelomicrobium methylotrophicum genome includes the window TCGCCGGACGTGAGATCGGAAGCCGCCTCGCCGCGCCAGCGGCCGAGCAGTTCCCGGGCCTGCTGCTCGTCCCCGCGCCGCAAGGCTTTCTCGATTGCCATGAGGGTGCGGTTGCCCGGTTGGAGGCTGACCGTGAGATAGAGCACGAGCACGTTCCACGCCCACGCGAGCAGCAGGCTCAAGTTCGCGAGCAGGGCGTAGACGGCCCCTACCACCACGAGTGCCGGGAACACGGCCACGATCCAGGCGACGATGGCTTGGTAACGCTCTCCGCCGTTGAACTGCTGCTCGAGGAAATCCGCGTACCGGCCAAAGACGGCGACGATCGCGTGATCCCGCTCCAGCGAGCGCCAGTAGTCAAGCAGCAAGGCTGCGAGCAGCGATAACAGGGTCACGGGGAAAGGAAGGAACGATCCGCCGATATGTTAAGTGCCAGCCGAAACAGGATCAAGCAAAGCGGGATCCCATGGCATAGACCTCGCGATGCGGTGATCAGGACCGCCGGTTCACCGGGCAATGAATGCGCCGGCGGCTCTGAGCCAACAGGTCACGAGGGTCTGGCCGGGCCTGACCCTGGCTTGACCCCGTGGTATCATAGACGGGTTCTTCCTCTGGTCCCACGGAGTTCCCGCATGCGTACCGAGGTTCACGTCCACGGCAACCTTTATCTCTGCGAAGGCGTCACCCGCCGTCAGGTGGAGGCGGCCCTGCGCCCGTGGCTCGAGTATCTCGACGTCGAGCGCATGGATGAGGCGAAGAGCCTGGAGCCGGACCAGCCGGGCATCGTCTACCACGCCCGGGACGGGCTTCTGGAAATCTGCTGGACGGGCGCGGTCGGGCGCACTTTCGAGCAAAAGCTCGAGGAGACCGTGCAACTGCTCGGCCCTCTGACCGAGCAGGCCGCCGAGCTTGAGTTGACTTACTATCACGAGAACGGCGGAGACGAGACGCGCCTGATCTTCGTCGGCCCCACGCCCGAAGCCATCCACGAAGCCCAGCGGCGGCGCATGGTGGAGGATGTGGCCTCGCTCCTGTCGCGGCACTTCGACGAGGCAGCCGTGGGGGAGGTGGTGGCGTTGGTGAACGACCTGTTCCGTCGCGAGTGGCAGAGCGGCGGTCGCGAAGCCCCTGCACCGGAGCCGTCCATGCCTTCGGTGCCGCCCGGGCGCAAGCACCTACACTAACGGGAACGCGTCAATCGCCGGGCTAGGCAGCTTGGCGGGCGCATCCGCGCTGCTCGAACGCTTCGCGGATGCGCGCCACCGCCCAGTCGATTCTCTCGGCGTCGATGACGAGGGGCGGTGCAAACCGCAGCACGCTCCCGTGCGTATCCAGCGTGAGAATGCCCCGCGCCAGGAGATCCTGGCATAGGGCCCGGGCGTTCACCCGGGCCGGATCGATCTCGACGCCGATCATGAGCCCGCGTCCCCGCACCGCGCGGATCAGGGGACTGTCGATCGAGCGCAACCCGGACAAGAACCGGGCGCCCAAGGTTTGCGCCCGCTCCGCAAAACGCTCTTCCAGCATCACTTCCAGCGCCTCCAGCGCCACCGCCGCGGCCAGCGGGTTGCCGCCGAAGGTGCTGCCATGGCTGCCCGGCGTGAAGACCTGCATCACCTCCTCCCGCGCGAGGAACGCAGACACTGGCAGCAGCCCCCCGCCCAACGCTTTGCCCAGCACCACGCCGTCGGGCTGCACGCCTTCGTGCTGGCATGCGAGCAGCCGCCCGGTGCGCCCCAAGCCGGTCTGGACTTCGTCGCAGATGAGCAGCACCCGATGCCGGCGGCAGATCTCCGCGCATTGGGCGAGGTACCCCTCGGGCGGCACGATGATCCCACCCTCGCCCTGCACCGGCTCCACGAGGAAAGCCGCCGTGCGGGGCGTGATAGCGCGCTCCAGCGCTTGGGCGTCGCCGTAAGGCACCAAAACACAGCCCGGCGGAAACGGGCCAAAACCGTCGCGGTAGTCCGGCTCGGAGGAAAGCCCAAGAATGGCGATGGAGCGGCCGTGGAAGTTGCCGCGGGCCGCGATGATCTCAGCCTGGTCCACGGGCACGCCCTTCACCCGATAGGCCCAACGCCGCGCCGCTTTGAGGGCCGTCTCCACCGCCTCGAGGCCGGTGTTCACCGGCAGCGCCCGATCGAAGCCGAACACCTCGCACAGGCGCTTGAGCAGCACAGGCAGCCGGTCGTTGTGGACTGCGCGGGAAGTGACCGCCAGCTTCCGCGCCTGGCGCTCAAGCGCCCGCACGAGCCGCGGATGGGCGTGGCCGTGGCTCACCGCCGAGTAGGCGCTCAACATGTCCAGGTAGCGGCGCCCCTGGTCGTCCCATACGTAAACCCCTTCGCCGCGGGCGATCACCACCGGTAGCGGATGGTAGTTGTGCGCCCCCCAACGGCTTTCGAGCTCGATCCAGGGATGGGGGACCTCTCGCCGCTCTTCCACCACCACGCCGATGAGCCGTTGCGCCATTTCCACCGTGCGGCCTGCGGGGTCCGAATGCGGGTTGAGCTCCGCGACCTCCAGCGCGATCAGGCGCGGATCGCACGCCACCCCCCGGAGCGCGGCCACCACCTCGTCCCCGCGCAGTCCCCCAGGCACCGGCGTGCCGACGCCGGGGGCATCCTCGGGATCGAGGGCATCCAGGTCCACCGACAGGCCGAAGCCTGCGGTGCCACGCGCACAGACGAAAACGGCTTCGTCCAACACTTCCTCAAGGCCGCGCCGGCGGATCTCCTCCATGCTGAAGACCCGCACACCGAGGCGCAGGAGCAGGGCCGCCTCCTCGGGCTCGAAGCTGCGCGCGCCCACCACGCATACGTGGGCGGGGTCCAGCTTGGGCCCATTCCCACCGCATCCGGTCAGTGCGGGAT containing:
- the rocD gene encoding ornithine--oxo-acid transaminase, encoding MPRRPREWHLIGYASGLGARNRGCADGPAAFRAHGVQRPPNARWQAILSAEPAGTQDVLPSVSRLCAALADQVAASLASGAFPIVVGGDHSCAVGTWSGAWRALRSEGPLGLIWIDAHLDAHTPETSPSGALHGMPLACLLGHGDPALTGCGGNGPKLDPAHVCVVGARSFEPEEAALLLRLGVRVFSMEEIRRRGLEEVLDEAVFVCARGTAGFGLSVDLDALDPEDAPGVGTPVPGGLRGDEVVAALRGVACDPRLIALEVAELNPHSDPAGRTVEMAQRLIGVVVEERREVPHPWIELESRWGAHNYHPLPVVIARGEGVYVWDDQGRRYLDMLSAYSAVSHGHAHPRLVRALERQARKLAVTSRAVHNDRLPVLLKRLCEVFGFDRALPVNTGLEAVETALKAARRWAYRVKGVPVDQAEIIAARGNFHGRSIAILGLSSEPDYRDGFGPFPPGCVLVPYGDAQALERAITPRTAAFLVEPVQGEGGIIVPPEGYLAQCAEICRRHRVLLICDEVQTGLGRTGRLLACQHEGVQPDGVVLGKALGGGLLPVSAFLAREEVMQVFTPGSHGSTFGGNPLAAAVALEALEVMLEERFAERAQTLGARFLSGLRSIDSPLIRAVRGRGLMIGVEIDPARVNARALCQDLLARGILTLDTHGSVLRFAPPLVIDAERIDWAVARIREAFEQRGCARQAA
- a CDS encoding DUF6806 family protein, translating into MRTEVHVHGNLYLCEGVTRRQVEAALRPWLEYLDVERMDEAKSLEPDQPGIVYHARDGLLEICWTGAVGRTFEQKLEETVQLLGPLTEQAAELELTYYHENGGDETRLIFVGPTPEAIHEAQRRRMVEDVASLLSRHFDEAAVGEVVALVNDLFRREWQSGGREAPAPEPSMPSVPPGRKHLH